The Arachis ipaensis cultivar K30076 chromosome B07, Araip1.1, whole genome shotgun sequence genome includes a window with the following:
- the LOC107609096 gene encoding cytochrome P450 72A14 (The sequence of the model RefSeq protein was modified relative to this genomic sequence to represent the inferred CDS: added 41 bases not found in genome assembly), whose protein sequence is MEGLPLLSTMNLGTMSTVIGVGLLIWWLWSALKWVWLKPKSIERRLRQQGIKGNSYRPLVGDIRDMIKMIKQVKSKPMDPHSNEIAPRVLPYVVHTIAKYGKSSFMWLGPTPRLFILDPDKIKEMTNKVYEFQKPDTSPLFKLLASGFANYDGDKWAKHRKIVSPAFNVEKLKVLVPIFVECCDDMVSKWENVLASSDGPCEMDVWPSITNVSSDVLARAGFGSSFEEGKRVFQLQREMLQLTMTLFKFAFLPGYRFLPTRTNRRMKAIDKEIRGSLMNIINRRLKLIKAGEATNNDLLGILLESNYKESEKNNGPGMSLREVVEEVKLFYLAGQEANAELLVWTMLLLSKHPDWQEKAREEVFKVFGNEKPDYDKIGQLKIVSMILQESLRLYPPVVMFARFLRKDAKLGDLIIPAGVELVVPISMLHQEKEFWGDDAKEFKPERFAEGVSKATNGKVSYMPFGWGPRLCIGQNFGLLEAKIAVSMILQRFSFTLSPSYTHSPSFIITLQPEHGAHLILQKL, encoded by the exons TATGAGCACCGTGATCGGTGTGGGGCTACTGATATGGTGGTTGTGGAGTGCACTCAAGTGGGTGTGGCTGAAACCAAAGAGCATAGAGAGGCGTCTAAGGCAGCAGGGCATTAAGGGAAATTCATACCGACCTTTGGTTGGAGACATTAGAGATATGATTAAAATGATTAAACAAGTTAAATCCAAACCCATGGATCCTCATTCCAACGAGATTGCTCCTCGAGTTTTGCCCTATGTTGTCCACACCATTGCTAAATACG GGAAGAGTTCATTTATGTGGCTTGGTCCAACACCAAGGCTATTCATCTTGGATCcagacaaaataaaggaaatgaccaACAAAGTGTATGAATTTCAAAAGCCTGATACAAGTCCACTTTTCAAGCTTCTTGCATCAGGTTTTGCAAATTATGATGGTGATAAGTGGGCTAAACACAGGAAGATCGTAAGTCCAGCATTCAATGTTGAGAAATTGAAG GTCTTGGTACCAATATTTGTTGAGTGTTGCGATGACATGGTAAGCAAATGGGAGAATGTATTAGCTTCTTCTGATGGACCATGTGAGATGGATGTATGGCCTTCCATAACAAACGTGTCGAGCGATGTCCTCGCTCGCGCCGGCTTTGGAAGTAGCTTCGAAGAAGGAAAGAGAGTCTTCCAACTTCAAAGAGAGATGCTTCAACTCACAATGACACTCTTTAAATTCGCTTTCCTTCCAGGGTACAG ATTTCTACCAACTCGTACCAACCGAAGGATGAAAGCTATTGACAAGGAAATACGAGGATCGCTAATGAATATCATCAACCGAAGATTGAAATTAATAAAAGCAGGGGAGGCCACAAACAATGACTTGTTGGGGATACTTTTGGAATCAAATTACAAGGAATCTGAGAAAAATAACGGCCCAGGAATGAGTTTAAGAGAGGTAGTGGAAGAGGTCAAACTGTTTTACTTAGCTGGACAGGAAGCCAATGCAGAATTGCTAGTGTGGACCATGTTACTGCTAAGCAAGCATCCTGATTGGCAAGAAAAGGCAAGGGAGGAAGTTTTTAAAGTGTTTGGAAACGAAAAACCAGACTACGACAAGATAGGTCAACTAAAGATT GTGTCAATGATTCTACAGGAGAGCCTTAGGCTATATCCACCGGTGGTCATGTTCGCGCGATTTCTACGCAAAGATGCAAAACTTGGAGACCTCATAATTCCTGCAGGGGTGGAACTTGTAGTGCCTATATCAATGCTACACCAGGAAAAGGAATTTTGGGGAGATGATGCCAAGGAGTTCAAGCCAGAGAGGTTTGCTGAAGGAGTATCAAAGGCAACAAATGGGAAAGTTTCATACATGCCATTTGGATGGGGTCCTCGACTCTGCATAGGGCAAAACTTTGGATTGTTAGAGGCAAAGATAGCTGTGTCCATGATCTTGCAACGTTTCTCCTTTACGTTGTCTCCATCTTATACTCATTCTCCATCCTTTATTATTACACTTCAGCCTGAGCACGGGGCACATTTAATATTACAAAAGTTGTAA